The following proteins are co-located in the Aquarana catesbeiana isolate 2022-GZ linkage group LG02, ASM4218655v1, whole genome shotgun sequence genome:
- the EMC6 gene encoding ER membrane protein complex subunit 6 — MAAIVMKREGPQFISESAVRGNAAVLDYCRTSVSALSGATAGILGLTALYGFIFYFLASFLLSLLLVLKSGRRWNKYFKSRRPLFTGGLIGGLFTYVLFWTFLYGMVHVY; from the coding sequence ATGGCTGCCATAGTAATGAAGAGAGAAGGACCACAGTTCATCAGTGAATCTGCAGTTCGAGGGAACGCCGCCGTCCTTGATTACTGCAGGACATCTGTCTCGGCCCTGTCTGGGGCCACAGCTGGGATCCTTGGATTGACGGCCTTGTACGGCTTCATCTTTTATTTCCTTGCCTCGTTCCTTCTCTCCCTGCTCCTGGTATTAAAGTCCGGACGACGATGGAATAAATATTTCAAATCACGGAGGCCGCTGTTCACTGGCGGGCTTATTGGCGGCTTGTTTACCTACGTCCTGTTCTGGACCTTCCTGTATGGCATGGTGCATGTATACTGA